Proteins co-encoded in one Symmachiella macrocystis genomic window:
- a CDS encoding alpha/beta hydrolase family protein, with product MVLRYTTFLSVCLILLSRAAMAEDEPGLQSLLTKPIIGAELSQDEVMEFTDARVMPMPEVETIAEWEAFVQRQRQATFAEVIYRGSAAQWRDAELGVEYFDTIDGEPGYSIRKLRYEAVPGLWIPALLYLPDNLEGRVPVIMNVNGHDGNGKAAPYKQIRCINQAKRGMIALNVEWFGMGQLRTDNFVHYRLNQIDLCGTSGYGAFYLSMKRALDVLLSHEHADPERVAVTGLSGGGCQTIQISALDERVTLADPVAGYSSFHTRARYLSDLGDSEQTPVDLAVTADYSVLTAMRAPRPTLLTYNDQDNCCFRAGYALPPLVQAAEPIFKLYGKPDNLQSHINTDPGTHNYELDNRQQLYAFLGRHFYPDDAAYDADEIPCEDEVLSADELMVPLPDNNLNLHALAVAEMQSLPRDSVLPTSAGAAAGWQRTKRARLRQVLRFPKYDVQAEAVGQQEVAATQGTFWQFKIGDAWTVPAVELVRGTPQRTVIIIGDAGRGSLTPQVEELLAANNRVIAVDPFFFGESKIKNRDYLFALLVSAVGERPLGIQASQVAAVARWTAAKDNVRRVKVVAVGHRTSVVALAAAALNDSVISGVELHDSLGSLQQVVEENRQVTESPELFCFGLLLEHDIKQLAALVAPNTVRFVKPSERVRSELVDLKAFYAELGIQFDPFR from the coding sequence ATGGTACTTCGATATACGACATTTCTCTCGGTTTGTTTGATCCTTTTGAGCCGTGCGGCGATGGCTGAGGATGAACCTGGCCTGCAGTCGCTGTTGACAAAACCGATCATTGGCGCCGAGCTGAGCCAGGACGAAGTGATGGAATTCACGGATGCGCGGGTGATGCCCATGCCGGAGGTGGAAACAATCGCCGAGTGGGAAGCGTTCGTTCAGCGGCAACGGCAGGCGACGTTTGCGGAGGTGATCTATCGGGGTAGCGCCGCACAGTGGCGCGATGCGGAGTTAGGAGTGGAGTACTTCGACACGATCGACGGTGAGCCGGGATATTCGATACGCAAACTCCGCTACGAGGCAGTCCCGGGGCTGTGGATCCCTGCCCTGCTCTACCTGCCGGATAACCTGGAAGGCCGCGTGCCGGTGATAATGAATGTCAACGGGCATGATGGCAATGGCAAAGCGGCACCGTACAAACAAATCCGCTGCATCAACCAAGCCAAGCGGGGCATGATTGCATTGAATGTCGAATGGTTTGGCATGGGACAGTTGCGGACCGACAATTTCGTGCATTACCGGCTCAATCAAATCGACCTGTGCGGCACCAGTGGATATGGCGCGTTTTATTTGTCGATGAAACGGGCTTTGGACGTTCTTTTGTCGCACGAGCATGCGGATCCTGAGCGGGTGGCTGTGACGGGGCTTTCCGGGGGTGGTTGTCAAACGATTCAAATCAGCGCGCTCGATGAGCGGGTGACCTTGGCGGATCCTGTCGCGGGGTATTCGAGTTTTCATACCCGCGCGCGCTATCTGTCGGACCTGGGGGACTCGGAGCAAACTCCCGTCGACTTGGCGGTGACGGCGGACTATTCGGTGCTGACCGCCATGCGGGCACCGCGGCCGACCCTTTTGACCTACAACGATCAGGACAATTGCTGTTTCCGCGCGGGATACGCCTTGCCGCCGCTCGTGCAGGCAGCGGAACCGATTTTCAAATTGTATGGTAAACCTGACAATCTGCAATCACACATCAACACCGACCCCGGCACGCATAATTATGAATTAGACAACCGGCAGCAGTTGTATGCGTTTCTCGGTCGGCATTTTTATCCGGATGATGCAGCCTACGATGCCGACGAAATTCCCTGTGAAGACGAAGTGTTATCGGCCGATGAGTTGATGGTCCCGCTACCGGACAACAATCTGAATTTGCATGCACTGGCCGTCGCCGAAATGCAATCCCTTCCCCGTGATAGCGTACTGCCCACTTCTGCAGGGGCGGCTGCCGGATGGCAACGGACCAAGCGGGCACGGCTGCGACAAGTCCTGCGGTTTCCCAAGTATGATGTTCAGGCCGAAGCGGTGGGGCAGCAGGAAGTCGCCGCAACACAAGGCACTTTTTGGCAGTTCAAAATCGGCGACGCTTGGACCGTTCCAGCAGTGGAATTGGTGCGCGGGACGCCTCAACGCACGGTGATTATCATCGGCGATGCAGGACGCGGCTCATTGACGCCGCAAGTGGAGGAACTGTTAGCGGCGAACAACCGTGTGATTGCGGTGGATCCATTTTTCTTTGGGGAATCGAAAATCAAAAATCGCGACTATCTGTTTGCGCTGTTGGTCTCAGCGGTCGGGGAGAGACCGTTGGGAATTCAAGCGTCGCAAGTTGCCGCCGTGGCACGTTGGACGGCCGCTAAGGACAACGTCCGCCGCGTCAAAGTGGTTGCAGTGGGACATCGCACAAGCGTGGTTGCCTTGGCAGCAGCTGCATTGAACGACTCGGTTATCAGTGGTGTCGAACTCCATGATTCACTCGGCAGCTTGCAACAAGTCGTCGAGGAAAACCGGCAAGTCACCGAATCACCGGAGTTGTTTTGTTTCGGCCTGCTCCTTGAGCACGACATCAAACAACTCGCCGCCCTGGTTGCTCCCAATACGGTCAGATTTGTTAAACCGAGTGAGCGCGTTCGCAGTGAACTGGTGGACTTGAAAGCGTTTTATGCGGAACTGGGAATCCAATTCGACCCGTTCCGCTAG